One Micavibrio aeruginosavorus ARL-13 genomic window carries:
- the mnmC gene encoding FAD-dependent 5-carboxymethylaminomethyl-2-thiouridine(34) oxidoreductase MnmC: MIRSEIFDDIYFSAANGWAETQHVFLGGNNLAQRWAEGMADRARFTIAETGFGTGLNMLSAWALFDDVAPAHLKLDLVSFELYPLTKNQIAEVLAPWADKLGQHRIDALLRDYPIRVAGWHRIELSPRVTLTLIFDDVNAALSRVVIPGGVDAWFLDGFAPAKNPGMWTDTVFNGMARLCAPGATFATFTAAGFVKRAMRELGYTVNRKRGFGYKWHMLAGSFPGTVHAAPQSQHQKIAVIGGGLAGTSVARALVDDGHRVVLFERDDIAAGASGNVRGMINPRISALRSHDSDFYASAYARALRVAARYPGAGFAACGNLHLIRDADKEKRFTSCRDHWGWHADHMQIVDADTASAIAGVRVDDAALYLPDGRQVSPREFCRAMAQGIECRNGVDISSIVRRDDEAGGWNVGGESFDAVILAAGIDCLKHPALAALPLHTVRGQIMSVEAGTPAPRANLCFGGYIGAAQDGVQVMGSTFQKWLDTTNLRDEDNIYILDQARGAVPAFAPGPVVDARAALRCAAQDRFPVIGALMDQPGLYVTTAHGSHGIVSSVAGARILADIIGGGVWSLPGDVVEALNPGRFARRTAQKG, translated from the coding sequence ATGATCCGGTCGGAAATATTTGATGATATTTACTTTTCTGCCGCCAATGGCTGGGCCGAGACGCAACATGTGTTCCTCGGGGGTAATAATCTTGCGCAGCGCTGGGCGGAGGGCATGGCGGATCGGGCCCGCTTCACCATCGCCGAAACGGGGTTTGGTACGGGCCTGAACATGCTTTCGGCGTGGGCGTTGTTTGATGATGTTGCGCCAGCCCATTTGAAACTGGATCTGGTGTCTTTCGAACTCTACCCCCTGACCAAAAATCAGATTGCCGAAGTTCTGGCCCCGTGGGCGGACAAATTGGGCCAGCACCGCATTGATGCGTTGCTGCGCGATTATCCCATTCGCGTCGCCGGGTGGCATCGGATTGAGTTATCGCCGCGCGTGACGTTGACCCTGATTTTCGATGATGTAAATGCCGCGTTATCGCGCGTGGTTATACCGGGCGGCGTCGATGCGTGGTTTTTGGATGGGTTTGCTCCGGCGAAAAACCCGGGCATGTGGACGGACACCGTCTTTAACGGTATGGCGCGGTTATGCGCGCCGGGGGCCACATTTGCCACCTTTACTGCGGCGGGATTTGTAAAGCGCGCTATGCGCGAACTTGGTTACACGGTCAATCGGAAACGTGGATTTGGGTATAAATGGCACATGCTGGCCGGATCATTTCCGGGGACGGTCCATGCCGCACCACAATCACAACATCAAAAAATCGCCGTGATCGGCGGTGGGCTGGCCGGAACATCTGTGGCCCGGGCCTTGGTGGATGATGGGCACCGTGTGGTTTTATTTGAACGGGATGATATCGCGGCCGGGGCCTCAGGCAATGTGCGCGGTATGATCAATCCGCGGATCAGCGCGTTGCGCTCCCACGATTCTGATTTCTATGCCTCTGCCTACGCGCGGGCCTTGCGGGTTGCGGCGCGGTATCCGGGCGCCGGGTTTGCGGCCTGCGGCAACCTGCATTTGATCCGTGATGCGGATAAGGAAAAACGCTTTACATCCTGTCGCGATCATTGGGGCTGGCATGCTGACCATATGCAGATTGTGGATGCGGATACGGCATCCGCGATTGCGGGTGTGCGCGTGGATGATGCGGCCCTGTATCTGCCCGATGGCAGGCAAGTCAGCCCCCGTGAATTCTGCCGCGCAATGGCGCAAGGCATTGAATGCCGTAATGGCGTGGATATCTCTTCTATTGTTCGTCGGGATGACGAAGCGGGGGGGTGGAATGTCGGGGGGGAATCCTTTGACGCTGTTATTCTGGCCGCCGGGATTGACTGTTTGAAACATCCAGCCTTGGCCGCGTTGCCGCTGCATACCGTACGGGGGCAAATTATGAGTGTTGAGGCCGGAACGCCCGCGCCGCGCGCTAATCTTTGTTTTGGTGGCTATATTGGTGCGGCTCAAGATGGCGTGCAGGTGATGGGATCGACATTCCAGAAATGGCTGGATACCACAAACCTGCGCGATGAAGACAATATCTATATTCTGGATCAGGCCCGCGGTGCGGTGCCCGCTTTTGCGCCCGGTCCGGTCGTGGATGCGCGGGCCGCATTGCGGTGCGCGGCTCAGGACCGTTTCCCGGTCATCGGGGCGTTGATGGATCAACCCGGTCTCTATGTCACCACGGCGCATGGGTCGCATGGGATTGTATCGTCCGTGGCCGGGGCGCGCATTTTGGCGGACATCATCGGGGGTGGGGTGTGGTCCCTGCCCGGGGATGTGGTCGAGGCCCTGAATCCCGGTCGTTTTGCCCGTCGCACGGCTCAGAAAGGCTGA
- a CDS encoding ATP-grasp domain-containing protein: MKIWFIYERDLDTPEAFETLRYMEEGKKLGHDVTVYKPNQFEILVADGDAEPSILIDGVKTALPDVCFPYLARNENMYFCMAVIREMERQGVLVMNDAATIECVCDKLHTHQVLAQHNIPTPTTMLAKFPVDVKMVEKHLGFPVVVKTVLGTQGSGVFLLNNENEFTDMMAFIGETSSGVQLIMQKFVAASSGRDLRLFVVDGKVIGAMERRSGNGSFKANYSLGGSVAKFEPDAEAEWIAVKTARALGADIAGIDLLFTDDGHYTVCEANVFPGFKGLEKACGVNIPKQVYAGIENLLAEHRAARRATAAVATGGGASFTRWLGNVRSIFDTKTAKAKKKAA; encoded by the coding sequence ATGAAAATCTGGTTTATTTACGAGCGTGACCTCGATACCCCCGAAGCGTTTGAAACGCTGCGTTATATGGAAGAGGGCAAAAAGCTCGGCCACGATGTGACCGTCTATAAACCCAACCAATTCGAAATTCTGGTCGCCGATGGTGATGCGGAACCCAGCATCCTGATCGACGGCGTCAAAACTGCTTTGCCGGATGTGTGCTTCCCCTATCTGGCGCGCAATGAAAACATGTATTTCTGCATGGCCGTTATTCGTGAAATGGAACGCCAGGGCGTTTTGGTCATGAACGATGCCGCCACGATTGAATGCGTTTGCGACAAACTGCACACGCACCAGGTTCTGGCCCAACACAACATTCCGACCCCGACCACCATGCTGGCCAAATTCCCGGTCGATGTGAAAATGGTTGAAAAACATCTGGGCTTCCCGGTTGTTGTAAAAACCGTTCTGGGCACACAGGGCAGCGGTGTTTTCCTGCTTAACAATGAAAACGAATTTACCGACATGATGGCGTTTATCGGCGAAACCAGTTCGGGCGTTCAGCTGATAATGCAGAAATTTGTGGCCGCATCATCGGGCCGTGACCTGCGCTTGTTCGTGGTTGATGGCAAGGTCATCGGTGCCATGGAACGCCGGTCCGGCAACGGCAGCTTCAAAGCCAACTATTCCCTGGGTGGATCGGTTGCGAAATTTGAACCCGATGCCGAAGCCGAATGGATTGCGGTGAAAACCGCGCGGGCGTTGGGCGCGGATATTGCGGGCATTGACCTGTTGTTTACCGATGACGGTCATTACACCGTTTGCGAAGCCAATGTGTTCCCGGGCTTCAAAGGGTTGGAAAAGGCCTGTGGTGTGAATATTCCGAAACAGGTCTATGCCGGTATTGAAAATCTGCTGGCTGAACATCGTGCGGCGCGTCGTGCAACGGCGGCGGTGGCCACGGGTGGCGGCGCGTCCTTTACACGCTGGCTGGGCAACGTGCGCAGCATCTTCGACACGAAGACCGCCAAAGCGAAAAAGAAAGCAGCCTGA
- a CDS encoding hydrogen peroxide-inducible genes activator, whose protein sequence is MKTLPSLRQLQYLLALSETLSFGRAAKLCHVTQSTLSAGIRDLEALLGQPVVERTSRRVTLSTFGRDLLPYARTTLDHAERLVDQARARRTPLTGALRLGVIPTIAPYLLPDILPGLHADYPALDLHLREDMTARLITALDRNDIDAALIALPYEANGMVQMELFSEPFVLVQAADQGAALPPHITLDALKDQTILLLEDGHCLRDHAREACHLQDHAKEKTFSATSLPTLLQMVQHGYGATLLPAMAVRAGFLPQGLQIHEFNAPAPRRKIGLVWRQNSARGAEFRLLGQHIAANVEQKSQAGYR, encoded by the coding sequence ATGAAGACGCTGCCCAGCCTGCGGCAATTACAATATCTGTTAGCATTGTCCGAAACCCTGTCTTTCGGACGCGCGGCGAAATTGTGCCATGTCACGCAATCAACATTGAGCGCAGGGATTCGCGATCTGGAGGCCCTTCTGGGCCAGCCCGTTGTGGAACGGACCAGCCGCCGCGTCACCCTCTCCACCTTCGGGCGCGATTTACTGCCCTATGCCCGCACCACACTGGATCATGCGGAGCGGCTGGTTGATCAGGCCCGGGCCCGGCGCACACCATTGACCGGGGCCTTGCGGCTGGGGGTTATTCCCACCATTGCGCCCTATCTTCTGCCCGACATTCTGCCCGGCCTGCACGCCGATTATCCGGCGCTGGATCTGCATCTGCGCGAGGATATGACCGCCCGGCTGATCACCGCGCTGGATCGCAATGATATTGATGCCGCATTGATCGCCTTGCCTTACGAGGCAAATGGCATGGTGCAGATGGAATTGTTTTCGGAACCCTTTGTCCTGGTTCAGGCTGCGGATCAGGGCGCGGCCCTGCCCCCGCACATCACGCTGGATGCGCTGAAGGATCAAACCATCCTGCTGCTGGAGGATGGGCATTGTCTGCGCGATCACGCCCGTGAGGCCTGCCACCTGCAAGACCACGCAAAGGAAAAAACTTTTAGCGCCACCAGCCTGCCCACCCTGTTACAGATGGTCCAGCACGGATACGGGGCCACCTTGTTGCCCGCCATGGCGGTCCGGGCCGGGTTTTTGCCCCAAGGGCTTCAGATTCATGAATTTAACGCCCCGGCCCCCCGCCGTAAAATCGGCCTGGTCTGGCGGCAAAACAGCGCGCGCGGGGCGGAATTTCGCCTGCTGGGCCAGCATATTGCCGCAAATGTTGAACAGAAAAGCCAAGCGGGGTATAGGTAA
- a CDS encoding TetR/AcrR family transcriptional regulator, whose protein sequence is MSHAYALNQIQTDAAMDDGGLNSVQTAAPVKSGRPRSEESRKAILDATRRLMLHTPLRDLSIEAIARKAGVGKTTIYRWWPNKVAVVIEAFSDQLDLHTPHLTEVSMTTTDALMAQVDKMIRHLRGRNGRIIADIMAEAQADEGVMALFQAFYMDTRKQALQHIVYQGQRSGEFGAVIAPDIAADMIMGPVFFRLLTTRDGLDERFIEDYPITVLNMIRGA, encoded by the coding sequence ATGTCACACGCCTACGCCCTGAACCAGATTCAAACCGACGCCGCCATGGATGATGGTGGATTGAACAGCGTGCAAACCGCCGCCCCGGTGAAATCAGGCCGCCCGCGCAGCGAAGAATCCCGCAAAGCCATTTTGGATGCGACCCGTCGCCTGATGCTGCACACACCACTGCGTGATTTGTCGATTGAAGCGATCGCGCGCAAGGCCGGCGTGGGCAAGACCACCATTTACCGCTGGTGGCCGAACAAGGTCGCTGTGGTGATCGAGGCTTTTTCCGACCAGCTGGACCTGCACACCCCGCATTTGACCGAAGTGTCGATGACCACCACCGACGCCCTGATGGCGCAGGTCGATAAAATGATCCGCCATTTGCGTGGCCGCAACGGCCGCATCATTGCCGACATCATGGCCGAAGCTCAGGCCGATGAGGGTGTGATGGCCCTGTTCCAAGCGTTTTACATGGATACCCGCAAGCAAGCCCTGCAACACATCGTTTACCAGGGACAACGCAGTGGCGAATTCGGGGCCGTCATTGCGCCGGACATTGCCGCCGACATGATCATGGGCCCCGTGTTCTTCCGCCTGCTGACCACGCGGGACGGGCTGGATGAGCGCTTTATTGAGGATTACCCGATCACCGTCCTCAACATGATCCGTGGAGCCTAG
- a CDS encoding carboxymuconolactone decarboxylase family protein: MSIEAIQNLIPDYAKDIRLNLSTLASEETLNDQRKWGTFVACAHGARNADIIRLVEAEAAPKLSPEALNAARAAAAIMAMNNVYYKFVGMSDNADYKTMPAKLRMNVIGNPGVDKADFELWSLAVSAINGCGFCVNAHDAILMKAGVEKAEVQAAVRIAAVINAAAAIVDGAAAMEQGLAKAA; encoded by the coding sequence ATGAGCATTGAAGCCATTCAAAACCTGATCCCCGATTATGCGAAAGATATTCGCCTGAACCTGTCCACGCTGGCCTCGGAAGAAACCCTGAACGACCAACGCAAATGGGGCACGTTCGTGGCCTGTGCCCATGGGGCTCGGAATGCGGACATTATCCGTCTGGTCGAGGCCGAAGCCGCACCGAAATTATCGCCGGAGGCCCTGAACGCCGCCCGCGCCGCCGCTGCCATCATGGCGATGAATAACGTTTATTATAAATTCGTCGGGATGTCCGACAACGCTGATTACAAAACCATGCCGGCCAAACTGCGTATGAACGTGATCGGCAACCCGGGCGTGGACAAGGCTGATTTCGAATTGTGGTCGCTGGCGGTGTCCGCGATCAATGGCTGTGGCTTCTGCGTGAACGCGCATGATGCGATTTTGATGAAGGCCGGCGTTGAAAAAGCCGAAGTTCAAGCCGCCGTCCGTATCGCCGCCGTGATCAACGCTGCCGCCGCGATTGTTGATGGTGCTGCTGCGATGGAGCAGGGCTTGGCTAAAGCCGCCTAG
- a CDS encoding dicarboxylate/amino acid:cation symporter, with product MTQDTAATANPAPSDLLPLKLPRRLWLWILIGLVTGLGTGLILSPDAGGVLNADQAAPVGEWLALPGVIFLGLIQMVIIPLIFSSIILGICQSGELSFLRQIGLRLVPYFILTTIVAVVIGITISTVINPGSMIDSADMQNTLHIAEQQAANLQQKTLDDLTVPQRIVNMLPVNLAEASLHRDMLKIVIAALMFGVAILSMPARTARPLIEISESVQALTMQIIGWAMTIAPLAVFGLLADITTRTGKDVLVGMGGYVITILLGLACIMVFYMIMVRFVAGRSVVDFMRGIREAQLLAFSSSSSAATMPVSMLVAERNLGIRPSVTQVVIPLGATINMDGTAMYQAAAAIFLTQVFGVDLSLGETVLLVLTTVGASIGTPAIPGVGIVVLATILTGIGVPPAGVGLILGVDRILDMCRTVVNISGDLTACTVMDRWVPRKKP from the coding sequence ATGACACAGGATACTGCAGCCACGGCCAATCCGGCCCCATCGGACCTCCTCCCCCTCAAATTACCGCGCCGTTTGTGGCTGTGGATTTTGATTGGCCTTGTTACGGGCCTTGGCACGGGGTTGATCCTGTCACCGGATGCGGGCGGTGTTTTGAATGCCGATCAAGCCGCACCGGTGGGGGAATGGCTGGCTTTGCCGGGCGTGATCTTTCTGGGCCTGATTCAAATGGTCATCATCCCGCTGATTTTCAGTTCCATCATTCTGGGCATTTGCCAAAGTGGGGAATTAAGCTTCCTGCGCCAGATTGGACTGCGGCTGGTCCCTTATTTTATCCTGACCACAATCGTTGCCGTGGTCATCGGCATAACAATCAGCACGGTGATCAATCCCGGCAGCATGATCGACAGTGCCGACATGCAAAACACGTTACACATTGCCGAACAACAGGCCGCAAACCTGCAGCAAAAGACGCTGGACGACCTGACCGTGCCGCAACGCATCGTCAATATGCTGCCCGTAAATCTGGCGGAGGCCAGTCTGCATCGTGATATGTTGAAAATCGTCATTGCGGCTTTGATGTTTGGCGTGGCTATTTTATCCATGCCTGCCCGCACCGCGCGCCCTTTAATTGAAATCAGCGAATCCGTGCAGGCTCTGACCATGCAGATTATCGGCTGGGCCATGACCATTGCGCCGCTGGCCGTGTTTGGATTGCTGGCCGATATCACCACGCGCACGGGCAAGGACGTTTTGGTCGGCATGGGCGGGTATGTCATCACCATCCTGCTGGGGCTGGCCTGTATCATGGTGTTTTACATGATCATGGTGCGGTTCGTGGCCGGACGATCTGTGGTGGATTTCATGCGGGGCATACGCGAAGCCCAATTGCTGGCGTTCTCATCCTCCAGTTCGGCGGCGACGATGCCGGTGTCCATGCTGGTGGCGGAACGCAATCTGGGGATTCGCCCGTCCGTGACACAGGTGGTTATTCCCCTTGGCGCGACCATCAATATGGATGGCACCGCGATGTATCAGGCGGCGGCGGCAATCTTCCTGACCCAGGTGTTTGGTGTAGACCTCAGCCTCGGTGAAACGGTTCTGCTGGTCTTGACCACCGTGGGGGCGTCGATCGGTACGCCCGCCATTCCCGGCGTCGGTATTGTTGTTCTGGCCACGATTTTGACCGGCATTGGCGTTCCGCCCGCAGGCGTTGGGCTGATTTTGGGTGTCGATCGTATTCTGGATATGTGCCGCACCGTGGTGAATATCAGCGGCGATCTGACCGCCTGTACCGTCATGGACCGGTGGGTTCCGCGCAAAAAGCCTTAA
- a CDS encoding MraY family glycosyltransferase produces the protein MVLNSVDILVWAVVALVVALACVPLAARLAIRTGFVDAPGGRKDHAGLVPPVGGLVVFPVFVAVLFASGLIDSAFMYFIAALAVIVFAGAMDDRFAISPRWKFVAQFIAAFLIVIGGGARVGSLGNLFGFGDVWLGWIDIPFSVVATVLLINAINLIDGLDGLAGGKSFVAFAWLLVACLLGGAHDAAVQVAVLMAALAGFLAYNMRHPLRERASVFLGDSGSMALGLSLAWFCITLAKPGTGVIQPISIAWILALPIIDTCAQFARRVAQGRHPFSADRNHFHHHFVNAGVSVGWTMAALCLIGFGTGAVGIGGMVLGAPEPVLSYAWIAMLFMHIYISLRPRRFRRLAAWALRCVRGEKAAD, from the coding sequence ATGGTTTTGAACTCCGTCGATATTCTGGTCTGGGCTGTTGTGGCGTTGGTGGTGGCTCTGGCCTGTGTGCCTTTGGCGGCACGTTTGGCCATTCGCACCGGGTTCGTTGATGCGCCGGGCGGGCGCAAGGATCATGCCGGTCTGGTGCCGCCTGTGGGCGGACTGGTCGTATTCCCGGTTTTTGTGGCGGTGCTGTTTGCATCGGGTCTGATCGATTCCGCTTTCATGTACTTTATTGCGGCTTTGGCTGTGATCGTTTTCGCCGGGGCCATGGATGACCGTTTCGCGATTTCTCCGCGCTGGAAATTTGTCGCGCAATTTATTGCCGCGTTTCTGATCGTTATTGGCGGCGGGGCGCGTGTTGGGTCGCTGGGTAATTTGTTTGGCTTTGGTGATGTCTGGCTTGGGTGGATTGATATTCCATTCTCCGTTGTGGCCACGGTCCTGCTGATCAACGCCATCAATTTGATTGATGGGCTGGACGGTCTGGCTGGTGGGAAAAGCTTCGTGGCCTTTGCGTGGTTGCTGGTCGCGTGCCTGTTGGGTGGGGCGCATGATGCGGCAGTGCAGGTCGCGGTGCTGATGGCGGCGCTGGCCGGATTCTTGGCCTATAATATGCGGCATCCGTTACGCGAACGGGCTTCCGTCTTTTTGGGGGATTCGGGCAGCATGGCGCTGGGCTTGTCGCTCGCGTGGTTTTGCATCACCTTGGCCAAACCGGGTACGGGCGTGATCCAGCCGATTTCAATCGCATGGATTTTGGCGTTACCGATTATTGATACATGCGCGCAATTTGCCCGCCGTGTGGCGCAGGGGCGTCATCCATTCTCCGCTGATCGGAACCACTTCCACCACCATTTCGTCAATGCCGGGGTCAGCGTGGGCTGGACTATGGCAGCGCTGTGCCTGATCGGGTTTGGGACGGGGGCTGTGGGGATTGGTGGCATGGTTCTGGGGGCGCCGGAGCCGGTTTTATCCTATGCGTGGATTGCCATGCTGTTTATGCATATTTACATCAGCCTGCGCCCACGGCGATTCCGCCGTTTGGCCGCGTGGGCGTTGCGTTGCGTGCGCGGCGAAAAAGCAGCGGATTAA
- the trhO gene encoding oxygen-dependent tRNA uridine(34) hydroxylase TrhO → MVMNMTNTYPYKIAALYRFVALSDIPALKDRIAAECARLNICGTLLLAPEGINGTIAGAPDDLDAIVDVLDELFAVRQGELKYSHASDKPFKRMKVRPKKEIITMKQPEADPTKLVGTYVAPKDWNAIISDPDVVVLDTRNQYETAVGTFRGAIDPKTEFFTEFPDFVKQHLDPAKHKKVAMYCTGGIRCEKASSYMLSQGFEEVYHLKGGILQYLEDIPAEESLWDGGCFVFDQRVAVTHGLKEGTWDICLGCGHPLTPEEHDHDAYEAGVSCSHCHAGLSDERRTMLRQRHNFLIRERGEGTRA, encoded by the coding sequence ATGGTGATGAACATGACGAACACATATCCGTATAAAATCGCGGCCCTGTACCGCTTTGTTGCCCTGTCTGATATTCCGGCCCTGAAGGACCGCATTGCGGCGGAATGCGCGCGCCTGAACATCTGTGGCACGTTGTTGCTGGCACCGGAGGGAATCAACGGCACCATCGCCGGCGCGCCCGACGACCTGGATGCGATTGTGGATGTGCTGGATGAATTGTTTGCCGTCCGCCAGGGTGAATTGAAATATTCACACGCATCGGACAAACCCTTCAAGCGTATGAAGGTTCGCCCGAAAAAAGAAATCATCACCATGAAACAGCCGGAGGCCGACCCGACGAAACTGGTTGGCACCTATGTCGCGCCGAAAGACTGGAACGCGATCATCAGCGATCCCGATGTGGTTGTTCTGGACACCCGCAACCAATATGAAACTGCCGTGGGCACATTCCGTGGCGCAATTGACCCGAAAACGGAATTTTTCACCGAATTCCCGGATTTCGTGAAACAGCATCTGGACCCGGCCAAGCATAAAAAAGTCGCCATGTATTGCACCGGCGGCATCCGTTGTGAAAAAGCATCCAGCTATATGCTGTCGCAGGGTTTTGAAGAAGTGTATCACCTGAAGGGTGGCATTCTGCAATATCTGGAAGATATTCCGGCCGAAGAATCATTGTGGGATGGCGGGTGTTTCGTGTTCGACCAACGCGTCGCCGTGACCCATGGGTTGAAAGAAGGCACATGGGATATCTGTCTGGGCTGCGGCCATCCGCTGACCCCGGAGGAGCATGACCATGACGCATACGAAGCGGGCGTCTCCTGCTCCCACTGCCATGCGGGATTAAGCGACGAGCGCAGGACCATGCTGCGCCAACGGCACAATTTCCTGATTCGCGAACGCGGCGAAGGCACACGGGCGTAA
- a CDS encoding mechanosensitive ion channel family protein, giving the protein MTGQTNPATEESLAELTAEVLDIDPEALKNWGEHAADWTATHVLTLDTAIEVGIIITAIVAGFLIDKISSAKLAQIINRLHAPHIVKRVLQKIRKSLAPVSIFILLSLCLTIAPSLVPDIRLELVDAVTRLTAAWIVIRLVVQIVHNPTMRNVIAFITWSIAALSIFGFLDNTVEALHATSLTIGDFQLTALTVVKCLIATMIMVYIASSISRTVERRLINIPGMTSGSRLLIGKIVRIVLTILAVMIGLTMAGINLSALAVFSGAVGIGVGLGLQRGVSNLFTGMMLLMDRTIQPGDVIELPTGGVGTVKQMGSRCTEVITLDRRSYLIPNEELVTQPVINWSRGGRESLVSVVFGVDYSHNPHQIITLAKATTEGHSRILQFPEPSCLFTGFGDNSLDFQLNFWIADPENGTAGIKSDILLALWDVFDEHNIKIPYPHREVFIHNKS; this is encoded by the coding sequence ATGACGGGACAGACAAACCCGGCCACAGAAGAAAGCCTGGCCGAACTCACGGCGGAGGTTTTGGATATTGATCCTGAAGCCCTGAAAAACTGGGGCGAGCATGCCGCTGACTGGACCGCCACCCATGTGCTGACACTGGATACAGCCATTGAAGTGGGCATAATCATCACAGCGATTGTTGCGGGATTCCTGATCGACAAGATATCGTCGGCCAAACTGGCCCAGATTATCAACCGTCTGCATGCGCCCCATATTGTCAAACGCGTCTTGCAGAAAATTCGTAAATCTCTGGCTCCGGTCAGCATTTTTATCCTGCTATCGCTGTGCCTGACCATCGCACCCTCTCTTGTACCGGATATCCGGCTGGAGCTGGTTGATGCCGTCACGCGCCTGACGGCGGCGTGGATCGTGATCCGGCTGGTGGTTCAGATCGTTCATAATCCGACCATGCGGAATGTAATTGCCTTTATCACATGGTCGATTGCGGCGCTCAGCATCTTTGGCTTTCTCGACAACACGGTTGAGGCGTTGCATGCAACATCCCTGACCATCGGCGATTTCCAATTGACGGCGCTGACAGTGGTGAAATGCCTGATCGCAACCATGATCATGGTCTATATCGCGTCCAGCATATCGCGCACCGTGGAACGCCGCCTGATCAATATTCCGGGCATGACCAGCGGATCGCGCCTGTTGATCGGTAAAATCGTTCGCATCGTCCTGACCATTCTGGCGGTGATGATCGGCCTGACCATGGCGGGGATCAATTTGTCGGCACTGGCGGTCTTCTCCGGTGCGGTTGGTATCGGGGTTGGCTTGGGTCTGCAACGCGGCGTGTCCAACCTGTTTACGGGCATGATGCTGCTGATGGACCGCACCATCCAGCCGGGCGATGTCATTGAATTGCCCACGGGCGGTGTTGGGACCGTGAAACAAATGGGATCGCGATGCACCGAGGTGATCACGCTGGATCGGCGGTCCTACCTCATCCCGAACGAGGAACTGGTAACCCAGCCCGTCATCAACTGGTCACGGGGCGGGCGTGAAAGCCTGGTCAGTGTTGTGTTTGGCGTTGATTACAGCCACAACCCGCACCAGATCATCACCTTGGCCAAGGCCACGACGGAGGGGCATTCCCGTATCCTGCAATTCCCGGAACCGTCTTGTTTGTTCACCGGCTTTGGGGACAATTCGCTGGATTTCCAATTGAATTTCTGGATCGCGGATCCGGAAAACGGCACCGCCGGAATCAAAAGTGATATTTTACTGGCGTTGTGGGATGTGTTTGATGAACACAATATAAAAATCCCCTACCCGCACCGGGAAGTCTTCATTCACAACAAATCATAA
- a CDS encoding peroxiredoxin, translating into MLGIGDRLPDFSVTGVKPKFMKHEENGESAFETITQDSFEGKWKVIFFYPKDFTFVCPTEIVEFAKLNKEFADRDCVVLGGSTDNEFCKLAWRREHKDLANLDQWSFGDTNGSLVDGLGIRDYDAGVALRATFVVDPHNVIQHVTVNGLNVGRNPKETLRVLDALQTDELCPCNRPVGGDVIDLKAA; encoded by the coding sequence ATGCTCGGTATTGGCGATCGTCTCCCGGATTTTTCCGTCACCGGTGTAAAACCGAAATTCATGAAGCACGAAGAAAACGGTGAATCCGCGTTCGAAACCATCACGCAGGACAGCTTCGAAGGGAAATGGAAAGTCATCTTCTTCTACCCGAAGGATTTCACCTTTGTGTGCCCGACTGAAATCGTTGAGTTCGCGAAACTGAACAAAGAATTCGCCGATCGTGACTGCGTCGTTCTGGGCGGCAGCACGGACAACGAATTCTGCAAACTGGCCTGGCGCCGTGAACATAAAGACCTGGCCAACCTGGATCAGTGGAGCTTTGGCGATACCAACGGGTCCCTGGTCGATGGTCTGGGCATTCGTGATTACGATGCGGGCGTTGCCCTGCGCGCGACGTTCGTTGTTGATCCGCACAATGTGATCCAACACGTCACGGTCAACGGCCTGAATGTTGGCCGCAACCCGAAAGAAACGCTGCGCGTTCTGGACGCTTTGCAAACGGACGAACTGTGCCCGTGCAACCGTCCGGTTGGTGGCGACGTTATCGATCTCAAAGCCGCTTAA